One window of Helicobacter winghamensis ATCC BAA-430 genomic DNA carries:
- a CDS encoding class I SAM-dependent methyltransferase: MYANLCPPPTDKSLKALDFGCGNGRQTLLLSEFEIEAYGVDISKTAIDQAQSLAKSLNLTANFLISNGTTLPFGDNFFDFSISCGVLNCMPLEIAIHFLNELARVTQKYCFLTLLGKSDSTLGYTMQDKSIFKPIMFRSTQENITEMLKHTPFTLKWGEKTVHSSLSNNLESTYFTLVLEK; this comes from the coding sequence ATTTATGCCAATTTATGCCCCCCCCCCACAGATAAATCCCTAAAAGCTCTAGATTTTGGCTGTGGCAATGGCAGACAAACTTTACTTCTCTCTGAATTTGAAATAGAAGCTTATGGAGTTGATATTTCAAAAACCGCAATAGATCAAGCACAATCCCTAGCAAAAAGCCTAAATCTAACCGCCAACTTCCTAATCTCTAATGGAACAACTCTACCTTTTGGAGATAACTTTTTTGACTTCTCAATTAGTTGTGGTGTGCTAAATTGTATGCCCCTTGAAATAGCAATCCATTTTTTAAACGAACTTGCACGCGTTACCCAAAAGTATTGCTTTCTGACCCTTCTTGGCAAATCTGATTCCACCCTTGGCTATACAATGCAAGACAAAAGTATTTTTAAGCCAATCATGTTTCGCTCAACACAAGAAAACATCACAGAAATGCTAAAACATACACCCTTCACATTAAAATGGGGAGAAAAAACTGTACATTCCAGTCTTTCAAACAATCTTGAAAGCACCTATTTTACGCTAGTTTTAGAAAAATAA